The DNA region GATTACTTTTGTTGGGAAATGTCAAATGCCTATGCAGTGTATAAGTACAATTGCAAGTCAAAATGGCTAATTTGTTAGCAAGCATTTCCATTTACAAAGTCAAAAGTGCTAATTTGTTAGCAAGCATTTCCATTTACAAATAATAAACTCTTAAAACTTTTTACTTACTGAGCAGTAATGACTAGCAGTAAGATCAGTGATACCAAATGAGATGTAAAGTGATGTATCACCAAGAAATGCTATGAGCTAGTTGAAGCCTTTAGTCAGTAGATGAATTGATTTAGTCACTGATTCATTGTTTAAGAGGCCAAATCTTTGTGAGATTTGATAAGTGAtaactataaattatttgatatatatcatacaaagagaggaaaaactttaaaaactgttattgatgtatttattttaagtgtGAGAACTAATTTAGAAAGTAAGTACCTGAATCACTAGGCTTCCAACTCCTCCAGAACCATTTAGAACAAGAATAGATTTACCAGGAGAAAATCCAGTCCTCTCCAAACCCTCATAAGCAGTCTCAATTGCTAGAGGAAGAGAAGCAGCTTGAGCAAAGTCCAAATTCTTCGGTTTTGGTGCCAACAATTTCTCCTCAACAGCTGTGTACTCAGCCAAAGATCCGAACTGCTTAGGACCTTCAAGTGCTTTCTCATTTACATCTCCATACACTTCATCACCCACTTTAAAGTCCTTCACTTGACTACCAACTTTCACCACCACACCCGCAACATCATAGCCCGGAACAGTCTATGGACAAAGGCAACCAAATTTGATTTCATTACTTAGTAACTCctacaaaattatgaaataagctgaagcttttctttcctttccacACAATTACTGTAAGCTTTCCTCCGTTGCTAAATAACATCTTCATTTATGGCCTTGTTTGGCTCAATAAGTACTTATGagagaataaaataacaaagtaaatgaattaagtttctcctacaagttaaaatcaacttatgcgcTTCAATATTTATAGAAgctctttcatttaatttctattaaagttgattttaacttagggaagaaactcatttcattttatcttcttaatttcttcatttacaGGCTATAAATACTTACTGAGAAAAGCCTATAATAAACTTCAATTTTTCCACTTTTCATGTACTAGACGAAACAATTGGATTAAGATGCCAGCTCTTAATTGCAATGTATGAATAAAATAACCATGCTGCTAATTTTACACAGCTAATTAATCAGAAATTATAAtagatatgacttttaaaataatatagtaaAATTTAACAAACTTACATTACAATTCGTAATTATCGAATGAGAATTACACAATGTACTATTTTCTCCTAATCAATTACCCTTTTTCCTTATGAACATAGGAATGTAAGTTTACCCCATGATTTTATTTGATGTCTCTTATTTCCCCACTAGACCATGAATTCCACTTCAATTTTCACACTAAGGTGAGTTGGATGGTTAAGGAAGAAGGAAAGGAGAGATTAGTTGGATGGTTAAGGAAGAAGGAAAGGGGAGAAAGGTCACAGATTCGGTCCCCCATTGTTAACAAAAAACAACTTTCTAACGACTAatatttgccgataaaaaataaaatacactcagacacaaaaaaaagagaaaatgaaaaatgaacaaAGTTGAAAGAAAGTGGGAATCACCGGAAGAGGAGAATCAGTGGCTTTAAACTTTCCCTGCCTCCTCTTGGCATCAACAGGGTTAAGAGCAGCAGCAACAACTTTGATTAACACCTGATCCTCCTTCACATCAGGCACAGCAACATTGGAGTCCAGCTTCAGAACATCCACACCCCCATATTCTCCATACACCCATGCCTTCATCTCAGAAGGCACCGGTGTCACCTTCACAGCCTCAGAAGAAGCAGGTGCTGTGGCCTGAGACTTCACCAACACTACTCTGGTGGGGGCAGGCCTTGCTGAGAAGAAGGGGAGCTTGTGAGGTGGTACAATAGGGGTTCTGTTTTTTTCCCGGAAAGTGAGAGAAAATTTGCGGGAAAGTGGAGAGGTGGAAGAAGAGACGGAGGCAAGGGAAGTGATGTGTGAAGCTGTGGAGGAGAGTGAAGCACAGAGAGACATGTTTTGCATATCACTTGTTGAGACACTTATCTCTGCTTCAACTTCAACCACCCTTTTGTGGTTCGGTTATAACGTTAGTGTTTTGTAGTTGTTTGGTACATATCATAAACAGGATACGGCAGCAACATTAACTTCATGTCCACACCGCCcaagtaaaatatattatatagagaaaataaataaatattctctCAAATTTCAACATATTACACACCTATCTCCTTTGTATTTGACCTAAGTAAACATCCATTATTTTGGAATTTCAATTATACTAATATTCCTTCTCCATTAATTATGTTAATTTCATTTATCTAGAGTCACATGTTAATCACATAGttctttaagataatttttatgaCAAAAATACTTATATCTTTTCTTCaccaataatttaaattatatattttagagATTTTTCATGTCTTTGTTGGTTTTTGTTTGATTCTTGTTGCCCAAATCGATTTCTTTATagtcttgtttgattttttcatCCGTTCGTAAGTTATTGATCGTGGATTGTTGGTTTCATTTGCATTTGTACTTAAGGTTTCACAATTTGACACAAATCACAGTTTGTCTTAATTAGTAGACGCCGAACACCACCATGGAGAAATCAACGAAGAAATCTATTTTTAACCCAAGCATACGCATACGGTGGTAATCGAAACCCTAGAAAAGATGATAACCATTGAATCCAAGAGAGAACTCAAACCCTAGCATAACACATTTTGAGGAAAACTAACAAGTAATTAACAAAGTTTACTTACTTCACAAAAGTTGGACAAAACCTAGCCCGGACAAGTTACCGACACCGACGAAACGCAGAAGCAGACGAGGGAGGGCACCACAGAGGTTTGCTACGAAGGAGGTTGCTAGCTAGGGCGTGCTCACAACAGATAGGAAGGGCAAAGAGTTAAAAGGTAATGGCGCggtttctaaaattttattttaatttgcaaAACTGCAACAAGGACGgtgatttcttaaaaaatgttgTTGTATTCATTGGCATGCTGTCAAATACGAAGACA from Glycine soja cultivar W05 chromosome 8, ASM419377v2, whole genome shotgun sequence includes:
- the LOC114423155 gene encoding NADPH-dependent alkenal/one oxidoreductase, chloroplastic-like, producing MQNMSLCASLSSTASHITSLASVSSSTSPLSRKFSLTFREKNRTPIVPPHKLPFFSARPAPTRVVLVKSQATAPASSEAVKVTPVPSEMKAWVYGEYGGVDVLKLDSNVAVPDVKEDQVLIKVVAAALNPVDAKRRQGKFKATDSPLPTVPGYDVAGVVVKVGSQVKDFKVGDEVYGDVNEKALEGPKQFGSLAEYTAVEEKLLAPKPKNLDFAQAASLPLAIETAYEGLERTGFSPGKSILVLNGSGGVGSLVIQLAKQVYGASRVAATSSTRNLDLLKSLGADLAIDYTKENFEDLPEKFDVVYDAIGQCDRAVKAVKEDGSVVALTGAVTPPGFRFVVTSNGEVLRKLNPYLESGKVKPIVDPKGPFPFDKLAEAFSYLETNRATGKVVIHPIP